A segment of the Neoarius graeffei isolate fNeoGra1 chromosome 5, fNeoGra1.pri, whole genome shotgun sequence genome:
CCtatggcaataataataataagcggaAGAAAAACATGTGAGAGAACATCCTGTGATTTCTGTCAGCAGCAATCACACAACTATCAGAAAGCAATAATGCATTTGCTTCAGTCACACTGATAAGCTGCTGTTACTGAGtaaatataactttatttatagttTTAGCACAACAAATAAGGTTACATTTAATGAATGTCAACATATTTAATTTTTCTTTGTTTCTAAATATATAGATTCATAAATAGCTGCTGTTAAGTAAATTTTACTATTTATCTATAATTGAACTTACATATTACATAGTTAACACATCATAACGCAAACCTATATGGCTGTTTAATGTTTATTGGCTCAAAAAAGATGAGATGTTGTAATAGAATATACAGTATAATAAAGTTTTTGTAACCTGTCATCTCGACTGCAAGTGCagttctgcagggattgtagtgctgCTGTTGGAGTGAAGTAGTAAGTCACCTCAACTACAAATACTAACAGCGCAAGGTTTTGAAAAATCCATGATCTTCCCACATGAAGAAAATGAGAATATCATTGAGACAAACATTTACAtagctgttgaattctggactgtgattgatcagaaggtgttgataaaTTTTctctagtataaatatgcaggtgatttatAGAAAATTGCACAcactgattatcaagaaatagtctgaatttcttgataatgacctcgagcgactcagtaaaatggcagccaatcgcttcatcaatgtaagtgaggaagatttacaaatgatgaaagaaaatgctgttactaaaagcactaaagatgctgcaaagtttggtctaaaactattcaaaggtgggGTGGAATTGGGATTTACAGTGGTGCAGTAAATTTAAATTTACAGTGGtgcagtaaatgaccaagtataatatttttgtctcatttgtttaactgggttctctttatctacttttaggacttgtgtgaaaatctgatgatgttttaggtcatatttatgcagagatatagagaattctaaagggttcacaaactttcaagcactactgtattttATTGgcttcaaaacaaaatattttatttgaCGGCgtggataagtgacaagtctgcaccacgacattattacatttacatactGCTTTTAAAGTTTTAAATAAATTTACATTCTTTAAGACTATTCCCAGCTAGCATGTATATAGTGGACCACTGGTGGCTTTTGGATGGCAAGCCGTTGGTGGTATGCCAGCCGTGGTCCGAAGTCAGGCCGCTGCCTAGCACAAATCACAGCTCGGGGCGTGAGTCGCTTTTGTTTGGCGCCCCGCGATGGTGCGCGAGGATTCGAATCCACTATGCGCAAGATAGTGGCAGCTCGCCATCCTTGGACCGCTGAAGGACCGCTACCCATAGACGACAACGGACGGAAGAACCAGCCACAACTTAATAGGACTAGGTAAGTACACCATCTTCTTATCTCTTCTAAAATTATCATATACAAAAACTTTAGTAAACGTAATGCTAGCCTACACTTCAAAACTTCGTGAACTGTTGTGGTATGACGTTTCTGACAGCAAGACAGAGACAAACTCATTAATTAGGACTCGTTCAGAAAACGGGCATGATGGCTTACCATAGTTTGACATAATTAGCCAACGAAGGATAAATAAAGTAGCCTACATATCACCCTCGTATATGTACCTGGGGTGAAGTGTTTTTATTCACATATGAGAAAGGGGGGAAATTACTTTGGCTATCCGAAAGTGTACTCGCCTGTATTaagacaccctctgccccttggctgtgcctagaaattctgtccacgaAACTTTACTTAATTACACTAAACTTCACCTCAATAATGGTAACCTCTACCTCAGTAACTCTCCTTTACCTCAGTAAGGCTAAACTTTACCTCATTATTGCTAACCTTTATGAAATAACACTTTTTTGCCTCAGTAAcactaacatttacctcagtaatgctaagtgttatcttaatgctaacctttatttaataacactaatttttacctcagtaacactaacctttactcaataacactaacatttacctcagtaatgctgttatcttaataatgctaacctttatttaataacactaatttttacctcagtaacactaacctttactcaataacaccaacatttacctcagtaatgctaagtgttatcttaataatgctaacctttatttaataacactaatttttacctcagtaacactaacctttactcaataacaccaacatttacctcagtaacGCTAATCTCTAATTTATTAACACTAAACTTACTAATTCTTCGTTACCCTAACTGACAATCAGTTTTGCATGTAGATTGATGTAGCCTTTGCTAGGCAAACCTGTCcgactttttaaaaatgaaggCAACTTTATTGGTTAATAGATGACAGGTGGGGTTTAACATTTGTcctgtgacaaaaaaaaagtttcaggtcAGCACAGCAACTTTCCTTGCCTTGGCTGTCCATGGTTGTTAGCCTAGCTATCATAGCTATCGCCCCGATATTGTTTTGTTTCTGGAGTTCATGTCTGCATCCACTGGTGTTTTGAGGCAGCTACTGCAACTGATGTGTAGACAACATCGgggttcccgcggggtcttaaaaaCCCTTAAAACATTGAATTGAAGCGTTTGGAAACGATACAAATGCCAGCCAGTGTCAGTGTATTGCCAGCAGTGATTTGTTCTACAGGCTACTAGACGTGAACGAGTATAAAATTATAAAGAAGGAAGAACAGGACTAGGCATGTAAACCTGTTCACTTTACCACAGAAATTTTAAGGAATAATAGGGCTGTGACTTTACTCACTCCTTACACCAACTCTTCTTCAATGTCGTGCACCAAAATATCACAGTATCACAGTATCAATATTTCAGGTAGGCCTTCTTCTACCGGCAGTTATGCAGTAAGCTGTAACCAAAACACGACATATGTATTTGACAGAATTTAAAATATACGCCACTCAACATGATCCCAAATGCTGATTCACATATTTAATGTTTATGAACGTAGTAAAAAGAAATGTATAAAAAACATTTTGTGAACCtaggtgatgagagagagagagagagagagagagagagagagagtgtgtgtgtgtgtgagagagagagagagagagagagagagagagagagagagagaatgttgatGCAGCTTTGTAATAAGACAGATGGTAATATGTTGTCTCTTTTCCCTTTACAGGTCACCAAGAGTACAAGTCTGTAAGGTAATTTGGGGTAATTTAAGGTAATAGGCAACACTTGTGGCGCAATGTCTAGTTACTGGAGTAAGAGAAGAAGGATTGCTAAAGGCGTTGAATCAGACTTACTGAGTATAGGCCTAACTTCAGCAGAGTGTGGGGGGGAAGGGGTGTCATGAAGTGACTGAGGTCCAATTTACTCATGGGGGCAGTGGGGTAGAACCCCTACCAGGACATAGTGCCCATTCAGGACAGAGCAGTGGTGGAGTTAGTGAGCAGGTCCATTCAGGAcagagcagtggtggagtgagtgagcaggtccattcaggacagagcagtggtggagtgagtgaGGATGAACAGTCCAGTGAACATGCACATGACAGTGATGGCAGCGAGGAAATCTGTTCTTCAGGCGAAGACACACGAAGTCACCTTGCTCAATGGGCAGTTAGGAGAAGGATAAGCCATGCTGCTTTGGCAGATTTATTATCTTTTCTCTCTGGAAAATTGCATGGCTTGCCAAAAAATCCTAGAACGTTACTAAAAACAAAAACCACGTATCATGTTAAAAATATTTCAGGCGGTAGCTACTATCATTTTGGCTTCGATCATGGCATTTCCTCTCATCTTGCTAACAAAAAAACTCCTTTGACTTGCTCGTCTTTAACAATCCAAGTGAACATAGATGGCCTGCCCCTCTATAAAAGCTCAAATGCACAGTTCTGGCCTATTTTAGGGCTCATTGAATGTTTTGAGAATCGGGTACAGACAAACAGGGAGCCATTTGTTATCAGGATCTACTTTGGAAATCAGAAACCTACAACACTAGAGTTTCTAGATGAGTTTGTCAGTGACGCACATGTTCTTGAGAGAGATGGCTTTTTTTACCAGGGTGCTTCTATCGCTCTAGCATTGTCAGCAGTGGTCTGTGACGCGCCTGCATGGGCATTTATCCGAAGGTCAAAGGGACACACTGGGTTCTACAGTTGTCACAAATGCCATCAAAAGGGAGTGACATACCAAGGAAGAATGACCTTTCCACAATCAGATGCACCACCTAGACTGGACAGCGAAACATTTGATGAGTTTAGTGATGAGCAGCATTTCACAGGATTTAGTCCATTCAATCTTTTGTCAGTTGGAATAGTCACGCAGTTTCCTCATGACTATATGCATGTGGTGTGCTTAGGGGTAGTGCGGAAACTGTTATACTTCTGGATGAGGAAGCCATTGCACACTCGAGTAGGTACAGCTGTCGTGCAGGAGGTGTCAACTACGCTTTTGGGTTATCGCTCATATTTCCCCATTGAATTCAACCGGAAGCCCCGAACTCTTACTGATTTTGAGAGGTGGAAAGCTACTGAGCTTCGCTCATTCCTGCTATACACTGGGCCAGCTTGCTTAAAGGGCAGAGTACCAGCAGCAATTTACAACAACTTCATGTTGCTGTCTGTGGCCATGACTATTTTACTTAGTGTATCTTTAGTGGGAGATTATGCTGACTATGCACACAGTCTACTCTTGGCATTTGTGAAACACTGCAACCAACTGTATGGTAGGGAGTACATTGGGTACAATATGCATGCCTTACTCCACCTCAGTGAGGAAACAAAGACATATGGAGCGTTAGACAACATATCCTACTTCCCTTTCGAAAATTTCCTCGGCCAGCTAAAAACAACGATCCGGAAACCCAACAAGCCCCTAGAGCAGGTCATTCGTCGCTTGTCTGAAAAAAGGTTTAAGTCCAGCGAGTGTCTAAGTATCGAGTCAGGCCTAACAATGGAACATTACAGTGGCCCTGTACCACTGCATCTTACTGCCATAAAACAATTTAAAAGAATGCATGTTCAGAGGGTCATCATTCAGGTCTCAACAAGTGACAGTTGTGTGGAGTTAGCGGGGGGAAGGATAGTGGTCATCGAAAACATCATAGTTGACAACAAGGCAGAAGTGCACATAGTGTTTAGGTCCTTCTCAAAGCTCTGCAACCTCTTTGACTACCCACTCGAGTCATCTGAAGTTGGCATCTACCATCTGTCTGCCCTGACACCTCAACTGCATCACACTCTAGCTGCACACATAGAGAGAAAATATGTCCTCCTTCCAGTTAAGGATGGCTTTGCTGGGCTACCGATGTTGCATCAGTAGGATTGCTGTTTTTTATGTTGGTGTAAGTGTTCAAATCACAATTTTGTTCAGGTGATATATTCAGGTTTCCCATCTCATTTAGGAAATGCTGTAGCTGTAGGAATTGATTATTAAGATGCCTTGGCAAGCCCACTTAAGTGTAACTATTTCTTctttccacagaaatgtatgtAGTCGTTTCCTTCCCCGCGGAGGGCTTGTTTTTTGTGGTGCCTGTTTCATGGATCATAGAAGATAAATGTTACTGGCCTCCCTTTAAAACGCTGGACAAGGTAAAAAAGGCTGCCCTACAAAATGAAACCCCTGACCCCAATTGTTGGACACTTCATCCAGTTGAGGTGCTTAAAGTTAAAGGTAGGCTCGGTTGTATATTTAAATATCATAATGCAGCATTTTGATTTGGGAGAAAAGGAGACAATTCAACTATTTGAATTTTGCTTGTTtgctattgttgttttttttatgtaGACACATACGAAAAGGCCCACGGCCACTACCTTAAAGCAAAAAGAGGAGAGAAGCTGGAGACAGATGAGGAGAccatgaaaagaaaaagaaagtaagaTAATATTTGCATCATACTAGTCACTAATATATAAACGGAGGTAGATTGACTGAATTACATAGGCAGCATGTGATCTAGACAGGTTTGACACAATCTACCAAATAACTACTGAATTACTCACAAATATatcaaaatatgcataaatactaAGTCAACTCAATCAATACAACAATATTTAATTACTTTGGTCATTTATGCAAAGAAATACTGGATTCGCTTAGATGAGGTAACAAACTTCTCAAAGTGAGGTGAAGCTGAATCATGGCATCTGAGTAAGTAACCAACATGCAGGAGCCTCCTGTTCGATGTTCTACATCGACCTACATTGCTTGGCAGACATGAGGTCATATCCTGAAACTAGAAATATCAACATAAGGGTTCTTCAAGGTGAACTAAGGAAGTGGACTATATAAACCAGACTACTTGTCTGGTTTATATAGCCTTTTCTATATTTTTAACTAACCATAAATATTATTTGTACCAATGATATTGCCCTCAATGTCACATTCTTTAACATTTTGTAACTTGTGTAATCTCTAGGCCAAACATGAAATTCATCCAATCCAGTGATGAAGAAGATGACCGTCCCTATTTCCCTCCGGCTCCAAAAATTCGGCGACTGCCAGAGAAAATTTCTGTACCAAATTCAGGTTAGTGATATCTCTGAAAAgaaattcatttttcttttttcatggTCTCTGTTACTTTTCATTTTGTGTTGCCTTACATTTCATGCACCCACATTTGACACAGGCCTTCTGCATATCttcctttgtttattttttatgttgCATTTGGACAAAAGTGTCAGTTAAGTATAATGTCATACCATTGCATTAAGTGTAATCATAGCATTGTATCATCTCACTAAACACGCCTTTTCATTTCCAATCTATTCAACAGAGTTTACCAGTCAGGCACCACAGGTCccaaccaccaccaccctgcctctaccaccaccaccacaactcCCACCTCTACCACCACTACCGCAGCGCCCACCCAGCCATGAAGGTAAATGGGTCAATGTCATTGTCAATGTCATTTATTGTGCTCTGATATCAGGTGGTACAACCACTGCTAATGCTCATAAATTAATTAGTAATTGGTAATTAATGTACTGCAATGAATATGCTTCTTAGATAACCATTTAAGTCTTAATCTCTTTCAAACAgtatacagtcaatcacacagaaCCCCTTCAGTCACCAGGACCAGTACTTACCCTGCAGGTAATATTGGCCACTGTGTACTTAGTACCATGATTTGGTCTTCTAATTACCATGAATACTTGCATATCATGTGTCTTTTCACTCTGTTTGCAGTGTTGTCCAACCAAGCAGCCAGTCCCCCGTTGGAAACCTCACATCTTTTTCTGACATCCAGCCATGGAGGTATACACATAATACATTGGCTATTGAAAGTCTACACCCCTGTTCAAATGCCAGGTGttcatgatgtaaaaaaaaatgacaaaaagaaACTATTTAACGTCATGACAACCTGGCACTTGAACAGGGGTatgtaaactcatctcatctcattatctctagccgctttatccttctacagggtcgcaggcaagctggagcctatcccagctgactacgggcgaaaggcggggtacaccctggacaagtcgccaggtcatcacagggctgacacatagacacagacaaccattcacactcccattcacacctacgctcaatttagagtcaccagttaacctaacctgcatgtctttggactgtgggggaaaccggagcacccggaggaaacccacgcggacacggggagaacatgcaaactccacacagaaaggccctcgccggccccggggctcgaacccaggaccttcttgctgtgaggcgacagcgctaaccactacaccaccgtgccgccccatgtaaaCTCATATGTGTACTTTATAAGTTGCTTTGGGTTTGGACAAAAGTTGcagtaataatcaataataatcatTGCCGTAATAATCTCACTAAACACGCCTTTTCATTTCCAATCTGTTCAACAGAGTTTACCAGTCAGGCACCACAgttccccaccaccaccaccatcacctctaCCACCACTACCACAGCTTCCAACGATTTCGCCTCTGCCAGCACCACCACAGCTTCCATCGAAGTCACCTCTTTTTCGAACATCCAGCCATGGAGGTAAATACATAATACAGTGCCTACTGAAAATGTACACACCCCTGTTCAAATGCCAGGTGttcatgatgtaaaaaaatgacaaaaaagacaaactattttatgtcatgaaAACCTGGCATTTGAACAGGGGTATGTAACCTTATCATACCCACTGTACActgcgttccaaattattatgcaaatgacattttcactggttttcctaaataaataactaaatgacaagtcatcataattttcaagtcatcaaccgttagagtacaaagcaaatatttttgaacgaaccttccaatgataacggtatttttttaaaaattgaaaaactgaaaatgcactgttccaaattattatgcaaagcaGAGTTTCAAAAGATGTTGTTCTTGTAAAGAACTGAAAATGGCCATTTATGAAATTTGAAGCATTAGCAGGTGATAATTACTGGAATCAAAACCTAGTTCAATCAAAAAAATCTTACAGTTCAAGTTGCATTACTGGATGTGTAGCTGATTCAGAGCACACACAGGTTTGTGCAGATAAAGGCACATTAAGAAAGGTTCTTCCAGATAAATACATCAGAACAAGAGAGTAAATGATAAAATACTATTACAAAGCAACAAACAAGTCACTTTTGAAGCTGCTGGTAGCTCTGGAGTCTAAGAAACACCAAGGTGTAGATATGCAGTTATGTATAAACCTTCTATTTGGTCATCCTTAACCAATGCTCACAAGCAGAAACGACTCCAGTAGGCCTAGAAATACATAAAGACTACTTTTCAAACAGTCTTGTTCACTGTTGAGTGTCCTTGCACTGTTGAGTGCCCTGGATGCTCCAGGTGGATGGTTGGTGAATGACCACCATGTCCTAATAAGGCTACTACATCAGCAAAGAGGAGACAGAGTCatgatttgggctggaatcaTGGGGAGACACCTGGATGCCTCCTTTAGGGTACccaaatgtgtgaaaatgatgTTTGGGAAGTATGTTCAGTTTAAGACTGACTACTGACCACTTTATATCGTCTTCATGTATGGGCATGGCAGTGCACCATCTCATGCTGTTAAGAATACCTATGCACTCATGCATGTGGTTTTCTTGTATTTCTAGGTTGTTTCTGCTTGTGAGCATTAGTTAAGGTGGGCCAAATAGAAGGTTTCTTCATAACATCTTCTTGGTGTTTGTGGGACTCCAGAGCTACCAGCAGCTTCAAATTTGAACTGTTTCACCTTTTTCCTCCTTTGTAATATATTTTAGCATATATTCTCTTAATCGAATGTATTTATCAGACAGAAACCTTTCTTAATGCGCCTTAATCTGCACAATTATGTGTGTGCTGTGAGTCAGCTACAAATCCAGTAATGGAACTAGAACTGTAAGATGTTTTTGAGTAATTATCACCTGCTGATGCTTCCAATTTCACAAATGGCCATTTTTAGTTCTTTACAAGAACAAAATCTTTTAAAACTCtgctttgcataataatttggaacagtgcattttcaattttttcagtttttcaatttttaaaaaaatacagttatcattggaaggttcgttcaaaaacatttgctttgtactctaa
Coding sequences within it:
- the LOC132887235 gene encoding cyclin-dependent kinase 12-like isoform X1, whose translation is MYVVVSFPAEGLFFVVPVSWIIEDKCYWPPFKTLDKVKKAALQNETPDPNCWTLHPVEVLKVKDTYEKAHGHYLKAKRGEKLETDEETMKRKRKPNMKFIQSSDEEDDRPYFPPAPKIRRLPEKISVPNSEFTSQAPQVPTTTTLPLPPPPQLPPLPPLPQRPPSHEVYSQSHRTPSVTRTSTYPAVLSNQAASPPLETSHLFLTSSHGEFTSQAPQFPTTTTITSTTTTTASNDFASASTTTASIEVTSFSNIQPWRVYQSGTASSIKSANQHPARFLQTCSAAPPDD